The Microcoleus sp. AS-A8 genome contains a region encoding:
- a CDS encoding class I SAM-dependent methyltransferase: MIESNNLEINVDELMQKVRDEVARRHDLSLPGNAELNNFNEIAFEKNSPIETLLSQAELFSEVPTELPDKFNRFPLSLSQGLQKFVLKLYGFLFKKQRIVNFSLIQAQRESTNLNRKLFEHVFAQLIDLQSQVKELNERLKAIDERYTKNDSYLKTELTQQKRSLSLFLEEAQQRSPESVNQGQLQAVENEEQHLLDAFYTAFENQFRGEREDIFNRLKVYLPLLEEANIGTSDFPILDVGCGRGEWLELLRESGYTATGLDHNRVMVDYCRTREFEVVEGDVIAYLRTLPDLSLGAVTGFHIIEHLPFPILIKLFNEVVRVLKPGGLAIFETPNPKNIVVGACNFYADPTHKNPLFPDTIQFILESQGLSKVKILYLNPVEGSPFNQEDASWQLLHNWFFCARDYAVVGYKL, translated from the coding sequence ATGATTGAGTCCAATAACTTAGAAATTAATGTAGATGAATTAATGCAGAAGGTGCGTGATGAGGTAGCAAGGCGTCATGATTTGTCTTTACCTGGGAATGCAGAACTTAACAATTTTAACGAAATCGCTTTTGAAAAAAATAGCCCTATAGAAACTTTGCTAAGTCAGGCTGAGTTATTTTCTGAGGTACCTACTGAACTGCCTGATAAATTTAATCGTTTTCCCTTGAGTTTGAGTCAGGGATTACAAAAGTTTGTCCTCAAGCTGTATGGATTTCTTTTTAAGAAGCAACGAATTGTTAATTTTTCTCTAATTCAAGCACAGCGAGAGTCTACGAACTTGAATCGAAAGCTGTTCGAGCACGTATTCGCTCAATTAATCGATCTGCAATCACAGGTGAAGGAATTAAACGAACGACTGAAAGCTATAGATGAGCGTTACACCAAAAATGATAGTTATCTCAAAACTGAACTTACCCAGCAAAAGCGATCGCTCTCTCTGTTTTTGGAAGAAGCGCAACAGCGTTCTCCAGAATCAGTGAATCAAGGGCAGCTACAAGCTGTGGAAAATGAAGAACAACACTTGCTCGATGCATTTTACACGGCCTTCGAGAACCAGTTTCGAGGGGAACGTGAGGATATCTTTAATCGCTTAAAAGTTTATCTCCCCTTGCTTGAGGAAGCTAATATTGGTACTTCAGACTTCCCGATTCTCGATGTAGGTTGTGGACGGGGTGAATGGCTAGAGTTACTGCGGGAATCTGGATATACAGCAACTGGATTAGACCATAACAGAGTCATGGTAGACTACTGCCGAACCAGAGAGTTTGAGGTTGTAGAAGGAGATGTGATTGCTTATTTGCGTACCTTGCCCGATTTAAGTTTAGGTGCCGTGACAGGCTTTCATATCATCGAACACTTGCCGTTTCCCATACTCATAAAATTGTTCAATGAAGTGGTAAGGGTACTGAAACCAGGAGGATTAGCGATTTTTGAAACACCCAACCCTAAAAATATTGTTGTAGGGGCTTGCAATTTTTACGCCGATCCTACTCATAAAAATCCCTTGTTCCCAGACACTATTCAATTTATTCTAGAATCTCAAGGATTATCAAAGGTTAAGATACTATATCTAAATCCTGTTGAGGGGAGTCCTTTTAATCAAGAAGATGCTAGTTGGCAGCTCCTTCACAATTGGTTCTTTTGTGCCCGTGATTACGCGGTGGTTGGATATAAGTTATGA
- a CDS encoding class I SAM-dependent methyltransferase, with protein MMNGNSKFNVFLKKVKNKVKKTLKIVNKAESQTNFTLDTSTPSNTILDPLTQKIYSKSEDMSLSELENLYYNVVLKQNFYDGDYGLDWNIAPYQKLAKVLSSTFSPKQHIDIGCGLGLLVKAMRELGVKSYGIDFSESLIAKADQSTKSFLTVATAEDWIQKASLNDVELVTFTEVFEHLPVSTLEQILTQLHQSYDKKIFLTIPSFGFDATFKLGIQVNEDNPTWRRDMMHNIPFKNIVLENGTPHHGHITLASYRWWTEFFLFHGWSRSRDLEDECFDNFHDTFRLYNWNPYILGKTLAGNDLKNCIKTGMSLGTGWHKYYQYEDFAGRWSDGLARVYFWETEFLKRTLRICLSAPEINYIHEWNILITLDNLVRNKEFKFTWKTHFTSAWHEINLREKIVDMNLNLSKQDLKPSDDEIASDCWRITLISPNFCPTEYGNSSDSRRLGIVVHSLELL; from the coding sequence ATGATGAATGGCAACAGTAAGTTTAATGTCTTTCTCAAGAAAGTTAAAAATAAAGTAAAAAAAACATTAAAAATAGTTAATAAAGCTGAATCACAAACAAATTTTACATTAGATACTTCCACTCCATCCAACACTATCTTAGATCCATTAACCCAAAAGATATATAGCAAAAGCGAGGATATGTCCTTATCTGAGCTAGAAAATCTTTATTATAACGTCGTATTAAAACAAAATTTCTATGATGGGGATTATGGATTAGATTGGAATATTGCTCCCTACCAAAAACTGGCTAAAGTCCTCTCCTCTACTTTTTCTCCCAAGCAACACATAGACATAGGCTGTGGACTAGGACTACTCGTGAAGGCTATGAGGGAATTGGGAGTAAAGTCTTATGGAATTGATTTTAGTGAATCGTTAATTGCTAAAGCCGATCAATCGACAAAAAGTTTTTTAACAGTTGCTACGGCTGAAGATTGGATTCAAAAAGCTTCTTTAAATGATGTAGAGTTAGTTACATTTACCGAAGTTTTTGAGCATTTACCTGTTTCAACCTTAGAGCAGATTTTAACTCAGTTACATCAGTCTTATGATAAAAAGATATTTCTCACTATCCCATCATTTGGTTTTGATGCCACCTTCAAATTAGGCATTCAAGTCAATGAAGATAATCCCACCTGGAGAAGGGATATGATGCACAATATTCCTTTCAAAAATATTGTTTTAGAAAATGGAACTCCCCATCACGGTCATATTACCTTAGCTTCATATCGGTGGTGGACTGAGTTCTTCTTGTTTCATGGCTGGTCTAGAAGTAGGGATTTAGAAGACGAGTGTTTTGATAATTTCCACGACACGTTTAGATTGTATAACTGGAATCCTTATATTCTAGGAAAAACTTTAGCAGGGAACGACTTAAAAAACTGTATAAAAACTGGAATGTCCCTAGGAACAGGCTGGCACAAATACTATCAATATGAAGATTTTGCAGGAAGGTGGAGTGATGGATTAGCTAGAGTGTATTTTTGGGAGACTGAATTCCTTAAAAGAACTCTTCGCATATGTTTATCTGCCCCTGAAATAAACTACATCCATGAATGGAACATCCTTATAACGTTGGATAATTTAGTCAGAAATAAAGAATTTAAGTTTACATGGAAAACTCATTTTACTTCTGCGTGGCATGAAATTAATTTAAGAGAAAAAATAGTTGATATGAATCTAAACTTATCAAAACAAGATTTGAAGCCAAGCGACGATGAGATAGCGTCGGATTGCTGGAGAATTACCCTTATCTCTCCAAATTTTTGCCCTACTGAGTATGGAAATTCATCAGATTCAAGACGATTAGGCATCGTAGTCCATTCGCTTGAACTGTTATAA
- a CDS encoding methyltransferase domain-containing protein, translating into MNLQELKKNWDEFGKQDPLWAILTNPTKKNNSWKPEEFFQTGEEEINAVFEYISSLNISLSRQRAFDFGCGVGRLTQALCLYFDECYGVDIAPSMIDFAKQYNRHGDKCKYYVNDADNLSLFEDDYFNFIYSKIVLQHIKPEYSKNYIKEFVRILAPGGLLVFQAPSELAPVEKLNALEDYAYRAQITLLEPLVNVEAGTKTTVRVKIKNISNVTWPSFEDSNGKYNISLGNHWLNEAGRTIVSDDGREPLPKTLEPNEEVEVSLTVTVPSQSDTYVLELDMVHEQIAWFKDKGSQTLRIPVKVEGISQLQSMGRKMLSLYRKLRAINEAKTSSSLFVPRMEMYGIPKDTVLKIVTSNGGKVVDVQQDGSAGQGWFSFLYCVTK; encoded by the coding sequence ATGAACCTGCAAGAGCTGAAAAAGAATTGGGATGAATTTGGTAAGCAAGACCCTCTCTGGGCCATCTTAACTAATCCGACTAAGAAAAACAACAGTTGGAAGCCAGAGGAATTTTTCCAAACGGGGGAAGAAGAAATAAACGCTGTTTTCGAGTATATTAGCTCTTTAAATATTTCCTTATCTCGGCAAAGAGCCTTTGATTTTGGTTGTGGTGTGGGACGGCTTACTCAGGCACTGTGTTTGTATTTCGATGAGTGCTATGGGGTAGATATTGCCCCATCAATGATTGACTTTGCCAAACAATACAATCGTCATGGGGATAAATGCAAGTATTACGTGAACGATGCTGATAATCTCAGCTTGTTTGAAGACGATTACTTTAACTTTATCTACTCAAAAATTGTTCTTCAACACATTAAACCTGAGTACAGCAAGAACTACATCAAAGAATTCGTTCGCATTCTCGCTCCTGGTGGCTTACTAGTATTTCAGGCACCCAGCGAACTAGCTCCCGTGGAGAAACTTAATGCTCTTGAAGATTATGCTTATAGAGCACAAATCACTCTCTTAGAACCGCTGGTAAATGTAGAGGCTGGCACCAAGACTACTGTTCGAGTCAAAATCAAAAATATTAGCAACGTGACTTGGCCATCCTTTGAGGATTCCAATGGGAAATACAATATTAGCTTGGGGAACCACTGGTTGAATGAAGCTGGACGAACAATCGTGAGTGATGATGGTAGAGAACCTTTGCCAAAAACTCTAGAACCCAACGAAGAAGTAGAGGTTTCACTAACCGTTACTGTGCCATCTCAATCCGATACTTATGTTCTGGAATTAGACATGGTTCACGAACAAATAGCTTGGTTTAAAGATAAGGGTTCCCAAACTCTAAGAATTCCCGTAAAAGTTGAAGGGATAAGCCAATTGCAAAGTATGGGCCGTAAGATGTTGAGCCTATATCGTAAGCTTAGAGCTATTAATGAAGCCAAAACGAGTTCTTCTTTGTTCGTACCCCGTATGGAAATGTATGGCATTCCCAAGGATACTGTTTTGAAAATAGTTACTAGCAATGGAGGAAAGGTTGTAGATGTGCAGCAAGACGGCTCGGCTGGACAAGGATGGTTCAGTTTTCTTTACTGCGTGACAAAATAA
- a CDS encoding glycosyltransferase, whose protein sequence is MKPIAIVTPWFGRDLKGGAEQQAWQVATRLARRGHTVEVLTTCCRSFHEDWAVNHLKAGLSQDHGVKIRRFRVAQRDRNAFAEVNRLMLSLPPSRLKPGVNPVTLKNSEIFTSENINSPDLLKYLKNQHNHYQGFLFLPYLYGPILKGLPSVAKRAFLQPCLHNEVYAYLPQVAEIFHAAQGLLFISEGEAQLARQLYGPGIIPKSIVAGAGVEAGQHYDQAISQVREFSVKQERFVLYLGRRDATKNTDLIVRAYTAFKQNYSDSNLRLVLAGPGNTSFNGSAPGLLDLGLVEEEEKEALLANCVALLQPSQNESYSRVMMEAWFYGRPVAVHRSCLATAMAVKSSQGGWLAQTESEWIELFANLDQLEEAQLANYGANGQAYAQDNAVWDKVIERYEVALGLSQEPLEVPTKHTSGKLQEIHQLLPNLAYGDAISNHALAIRDYLRSNGYKSDIFVRYVDEHMAQEAIIFQSRRISDRAGLIYHHSIGSEVTDYAIAHPGAKCLIYHNITPAEFFLPYRPEFAKILEQGRTELKQLAEHFPISAGVSTYNAAELVAAGFNDPGVLPLVVDPKKWDIPPDTVLMQHLQDGKTNLLFVGRIAPNKRQDQLLEAFAHYLTMDRETRLILVGYGNDKEAYYCHLINLIQRWGLTSHVMLAGQVSDAQLLAFYRTAHLFWSMSEHEGFCVPLIEAMWFDIPVLAYKSSAVPETLGKAGLMFTSKDDLVQVAALAKLLVKDKELRDKVIKPQQLRREAFTTGIFQNTLMHFFEKMKRKDFHSLNISEFNAKNPQAKTNF, encoded by the coding sequence ATGAAGCCAATAGCGATCGTGACTCCCTGGTTTGGCAGGGATTTAAAAGGAGGTGCAGAGCAGCAGGCGTGGCAAGTTGCCACACGCCTTGCCCGCAGAGGGCATACAGTGGAAGTACTGACAACGTGTTGTCGCTCCTTTCATGAGGATTGGGCGGTTAATCATCTCAAAGCTGGATTGAGTCAGGATCACGGTGTAAAGATTCGGCGTTTTCGGGTTGCTCAGCGCGATCGCAACGCCTTTGCTGAGGTTAATCGCCTGATGTTGAGCTTACCACCTTCAAGGCTCAAACCTGGGGTTAATCCAGTCACGTTAAAGAATTCAGAAATTTTTACTTCCGAAAATATTAACTCGCCTGACCTACTGAAATATTTAAAAAATCAACACAACCACTATCAAGGATTTTTATTCCTACCCTATCTTTATGGCCCGATTTTAAAGGGATTACCTAGCGTTGCCAAGCGAGCCTTTTTGCAGCCCTGCTTGCATAATGAAGTTTATGCTTACTTGCCCCAAGTTGCTGAGATTTTCCACGCCGCTCAAGGGTTATTGTTTATTAGTGAAGGGGAAGCTCAACTAGCGAGACAGTTGTACGGGCCGGGGATTATTCCTAAAAGTATTGTAGCTGGTGCCGGTGTAGAGGCTGGACAGCACTATGATCAGGCAATTAGCCAAGTTAGAGAGTTCTCAGTCAAACAAGAGCGCTTTGTGCTTTACTTAGGTCGCCGGGATGCGACAAAAAATACAGATTTAATCGTCAGAGCTTATACCGCTTTTAAGCAGAACTATTCAGACTCTAATCTAAGGTTAGTTCTAGCTGGCCCTGGAAATACATCATTTAATGGCTCGGCACCCGGTTTACTGGATTTAGGTTTAGTTGAAGAGGAAGAGAAGGAAGCCTTACTGGCTAATTGCGTAGCGTTATTACAACCGAGCCAAAACGAAAGCTATTCTCGCGTCATGATGGAAGCCTGGTTCTATGGAAGACCTGTAGCCGTTCATCGTAGTTGTTTAGCGACTGCAATGGCTGTAAAATCCTCCCAAGGAGGTTGGTTAGCACAGACAGAATCTGAGTGGATAGAATTGTTCGCCAACCTTGACCAACTGGAAGAAGCTCAGCTAGCGAACTATGGTGCTAACGGTCAAGCCTATGCTCAAGATAATGCCGTATGGGATAAGGTCATAGAACGTTATGAAGTGGCTTTAGGATTATCTCAAGAACCCCTAGAAGTGCCAACGAAACATACCAGTGGAAAGCTTCAAGAAATTCATCAGCTTTTACCCAATCTCGCTTATGGAGATGCCATTTCCAATCACGCGTTAGCCATCAGAGATTATCTACGTAGTAATGGATATAAATCTGACATTTTTGTTAGGTATGTGGATGAGCATATGGCTCAAGAAGCCATAATTTTTCAGTCTAGGCGCATTAGCGATCGCGCAGGGTTAATCTACCATCATTCGATAGGTTCGGAAGTCACGGATTATGCGATCGCTCATCCGGGTGCTAAGTGTCTTATTTATCACAACATTACACCGGCTGAGTTTTTTTTGCCTTATCGACCGGAGTTTGCCAAAATTCTGGAACAAGGTCGAACTGAACTAAAGCAACTCGCTGAACACTTCCCTATTTCCGCTGGAGTTTCTACTTATAATGCCGCTGAACTTGTCGCGGCTGGTTTTAACGATCCGGGAGTTTTACCGCTTGTTGTAGACCCTAAAAAATGGGATATCCCTCCGGATACAGTCTTAATGCAACACCTGCAAGATGGGAAAACGAATTTACTATTTGTCGGACGGATAGCGCCGAATAAGCGACAAGATCAACTATTAGAAGCTTTTGCACATTACCTGACGATGGATCGGGAAACAAGATTAATTTTAGTTGGCTATGGTAACGACAAAGAAGCCTATTACTGCCACCTGATTAACCTGATTCAAAGATGGGGTTTAACCAGTCACGTTATGCTGGCGGGGCAAGTCAGTGATGCCCAACTATTAGCCTTTTATCGCACTGCTCACCTGTTTTGGTCAATGAGCGAGCATGAAGGTTTTTGCGTCCCTTTGATAGAGGCAATGTGGTTTGATATTCCTGTCCTTGCTTATAAAAGTAGTGCTGTACCAGAAACTTTAGGCAAAGCAGGTTTGATGTTTACGAGTAAAGATGATTTGGTTCAGGTTGCAGCTCTGGCAAAACTGCTTGTTAAAGACAAAGAACTGCGAGACAAAGTTATAAAGCCGCAACAGCTAAGGCGAGAAGCCTTTACTACAGGCATATTTCAAAACACTCTCATGCACTTTTTTGAAAAAATGAAAAGAAAGGATTTTCATTCTCTAAATATTTCTGAATTTAATGCTAAAAACCCTCAAGCAAAAACTAATTTCTAA
- a CDS encoding class I SAM-dependent methyltransferase: protein MPYKEPFLEPALRWMRLQRVIRHIPKNSVVLDVGCGTGATFLRTIAPQLKQGIGVDFKVETAKFSNIQTTQVILDTHLPFENSTFDVVTMLAVLEHIENERQILKEIYRVLIPGGKLIITVPSVWSQPVLEFLAYKLKIVSEAEIRDHKRYYNRQKLKKVLVEITGFQEFHHQYFQLGMNNFCTVVKRSQ, encoded by the coding sequence ATGCCCTATAAAGAGCCATTCTTAGAACCCGCATTGAGATGGATGCGACTCCAAAGAGTCATTCGCCATATACCCAAAAATTCGGTTGTGTTAGATGTAGGGTGTGGAACAGGGGCTACCTTTCTGAGAACCATAGCTCCTCAGCTCAAGCAAGGAATTGGCGTAGACTTTAAGGTAGAAACTGCTAAATTTAGTAATATCCAAACAACACAAGTCATACTAGATACTCATTTGCCATTTGAAAATTCAACTTTTGATGTTGTAACGATGCTGGCTGTGTTAGAACACATTGAAAATGAGCGGCAAATTTTAAAGGAAATTTATCGAGTTCTCATTCCTGGCGGAAAGCTGATTATCACGGTTCCCTCCGTCTGGTCTCAGCCTGTACTTGAGTTCCTTGCTTACAAGTTGAAAATAGTAAGCGAAGCAGAGATCCGAGACCATAAAAGGTATTATAATCGGCAAAAGCTTAAAAAAGTCTTAGTTGAAATTACTGGATTTCAGGAATTTCATCACCAATACTTTCAGTTGGGGATGAATAATTTTTGTACTGTGGTGAAGAGGAGTCAGTAG
- a CDS encoding class I SAM-dependent methyltransferase: MQKERIKFLLKKVIKYFPDFFSQNIIYLNPLLKLIGINMKYINNIRDLDLQIQQADERALISDDELRKALSEFNYVVDSNFPKDPYSQDYYDAQMKLYLEISERDQYSIENEHTEFDFETLKNNPFPYCTKSPTTVGDHLIAQGFLIKTMSLPPHSRIVEFGPGFGNTTLNFSQMAYQVTAVDCEQSYLDLIQYRAEKFSNKVNLVKKDMLEFDSKEKYDAAVFFECFHHCANHIQLLKNLYELTNENGLIAFAAEPIVEGPIPAVPYPWGLRLDGMSVWSIRKFGWLELGFDSSYFMRTLLRLGWTPRKYRSDISHLANVIIAKKSHDYYEPSEITLPPDECKTWAPHVPDPNLKLRFTQAKSVMSCAKETKAKFIEFCLSNYAPFAMDVKLSAGSSTVAVRLPKSSVKGIYKVPIQDWNAQITIASKTWRPAKVLRNGDNRELGVAVHYFKFIDSLEP, encoded by the coding sequence ATGCAAAAAGAAAGAATTAAGTTTCTCTTAAAAAAAGTAATAAAATATTTTCCAGATTTTTTTTCGCAAAACATTATTTATTTAAATCCACTTTTAAAATTAATAGGAATCAACATGAAATATATCAATAATATTCGCGATTTAGATTTACAAATTCAACAAGCTGATGAAAGAGCCTTAATTTCAGACGATGAACTCAGAAAAGCATTATCTGAATTTAATTATGTAGTGGACAGCAACTTCCCTAAAGACCCTTATTCTCAAGACTATTATGACGCTCAGATGAAACTCTATTTAGAAATTTCCGAAAGAGATCAATATAGTATTGAGAATGAACATACAGAGTTTGATTTTGAGACCTTAAAAAATAATCCCTTTCCCTACTGCACTAAGAGTCCAACCACTGTAGGAGACCATTTAATCGCTCAAGGCTTTTTAATCAAAACCATGAGCTTACCTCCTCATTCTCGAATAGTAGAATTTGGGCCTGGATTTGGAAACACGACTTTAAACTTTAGCCAAATGGCTTACCAAGTCACGGCGGTAGATTGCGAACAATCCTATCTTGATTTAATCCAATATAGAGCAGAAAAGTTTTCCAATAAAGTTAACTTGGTCAAAAAAGACATGTTGGAGTTTGACTCCAAGGAAAAATATGATGCAGCAGTCTTTTTTGAGTGTTTTCATCATTGTGCTAATCATATTCAATTACTGAAAAATCTCTATGAACTAACGAATGAAAATGGATTGATCGCTTTTGCAGCAGAACCCATTGTAGAAGGCCCAATTCCAGCAGTTCCCTATCCTTGGGGACTGAGATTAGATGGTATGTCAGTGTGGTCTATCCGAAAATTTGGTTGGTTGGAATTGGGGTTTGATTCATCTTATTTTATGAGAACTCTGTTAAGACTCGGATGGACACCTAGAAAATATCGTTCAGATATCAGTCACTTAGCAAATGTGATTATTGCTAAAAAAAGTCACGACTATTACGAACCGAGTGAAATTACACTTCCACCTGATGAATGTAAGACTTGGGCACCCCATGTACCTGATCCAAACCTAAAATTGCGCTTTACTCAAGCGAAATCTGTAATGTCCTGTGCCAAGGAAACTAAGGCAAAATTTATTGAGTTTTGTCTGAGTAACTATGCCCCATTTGCTATGGATGTCAAACTGAGTGCAGGAAGTTCAACAGTGGCTGTTCGTCTGCCAAAATCTTCGGTGAAAGGTATCTATAAAGTACCAATTCAGGATTGGAATGCCCAAATTACTATTGCCAGCAAAACATGGCGTCCTGCCAAAGTTTTGCGTAACGGTGACAACAGAGAGTTAGGTGTAGCTGTACACTATTTTAAATTTATAGACTCGCTTGAGCCATAG
- a CDS encoding glycosyltransferase family 4 protein: MKRIAFVVQRCGLEVNGGSESHCLKIAERMSKYWDVEILTTCALDYMTWKNHYPPGLTEVSGVKVRRFRVAKQRDIRAFNRVSEKIYPRIKEASLKEQENWMLAQGSRSPDLINYVKKHKGDYDAFIFFTYLYGTTYFVLPLVAEKAYLVPTAHNEWPIYMSIWDTLFEKPQGFIFNTVEERTFLQSRFPKANCEGPIVGVAVEPPKAYDAERFRQQYNVDEPFLLYVGRVDPSKGCDELFRYFLELRSRESAPRKLVLLGRSVMSIPKHPDIIALGFVDEQTKWDALAACELLVMPSPYESLSMAVLEAWTVSKPVLVNGKCEVLVGQCRRANGGLWYTNKYEFQVALEKMDKEVRYQLGLQGNKFVEETYKWSRIEQYYLALLDNI, translated from the coding sequence ATGAAGCGAATTGCTTTCGTCGTTCAACGCTGTGGCTTAGAAGTTAATGGTGGCTCGGAATCTCACTGTCTTAAAATTGCCGAGCGGATGTCCAAGTATTGGGATGTAGAAATTCTGACGACTTGTGCATTGGACTACATGACTTGGAAGAACCACTATCCACCAGGATTAACAGAGGTTTCTGGGGTCAAAGTTCGGCGTTTTCGAGTGGCAAAGCAGCGAGATATAAGAGCTTTTAATCGCGTTTCTGAAAAAATTTATCCTCGCATCAAAGAAGCATCTTTAAAGGAGCAAGAAAATTGGATGCTAGCTCAGGGTTCGCGGTCACCTGATCTGATTAACTATGTTAAAAAGCATAAAGGTGATTATGATGCTTTTATCTTTTTCACTTATTTATATGGAACGACGTACTTTGTTTTGCCCTTGGTAGCTGAAAAAGCTTATCTAGTTCCTACAGCTCATAACGAATGGCCAATCTACATGAGTATATGGGATACCTTATTTGAAAAACCTCAGGGTTTTATATTTAACACAGTAGAAGAACGGACTTTCCTTCAGTCGCGTTTTCCCAAGGCAAACTGTGAAGGGCCGATTGTTGGGGTTGCAGTAGAACCACCAAAAGCCTATGATGCAGAACGTTTCCGGCAGCAATACAACGTTGACGAACCCTTTTTGCTGTATGTTGGTAGAGTTGATCCCTCTAAGGGCTGTGATGAACTTTTTCGCTATTTTCTGGAGTTGCGATCGCGTGAATCTGCTCCCAGAAAACTGGTGTTGCTTGGCAGATCAGTTATGTCAATACCCAAGCATCCCGACATTATAGCACTGGGGTTTGTGGATGAGCAGACGAAATGGGATGCTTTAGCCGCTTGTGAACTGTTAGTCATGCCGTCACCTTATGAAAGTTTATCAATGGCAGTATTAGAAGCTTGGACAGTAAGTAAGCCAGTCTTAGTGAACGGCAAATGTGAGGTGTTGGTAGGGCAGTGTCGGAGGGCAAATGGTGGGCTTTGGTATACGAACAAATACGAGTTCCAAGTGGCTTTAGAAAAAATGGATAAAGAAGTGAGATACCAGCTAGGTCTACAAGGAAATAAATTCGTAGAAGAAACTTATAAATGGTCAAGGATAGAACAATATTATCTAGCTTTACTAGATAATATATAA
- a CDS encoding glycosyltransferase family 2 protein has protein sequence MKLSVVIPCFNEIGTIGQVVEAVKASPVKDCEIIIVDDCSIDGTRELLKSKIESQVHQVIYHGKNRGKGAALRTGFAAATGDIVIVQDADLEYDPQEYPLMIEPILNNQADVVFGSRFQGSRPHRVVYYWHMVGNKLLTTLSNMLTNINLTDMETCYKAFRREIIQSIKIQENRFGFEPEITAKLAKLNCRIYEVGISYYGRTYKEGKKIGWKDGIQAIVCIFKYGLFS, from the coding sequence ATGAAACTATCTGTCGTTATTCCTTGCTTTAATGAAATTGGAACAATTGGTCAAGTTGTTGAAGCAGTCAAAGCTTCTCCTGTGAAAGATTGTGAAATTATAATCGTTGATGACTGTTCAATCGACGGTACGCGAGAGCTTCTCAAGTCAAAGATAGAATCGCAAGTTCATCAAGTTATTTATCATGGCAAAAATAGAGGGAAGGGTGCGGCTTTACGGACTGGGTTTGCAGCAGCAACAGGAGATATTGTAATTGTTCAAGATGCTGATTTAGAGTACGATCCACAAGAATATCCTCTCATGATTGAACCGATTTTGAATAATCAAGCTGATGTTGTTTTTGGCTCACGTTTTCAAGGAAGCAGACCCCACAGAGTTGTGTATTACTGGCACATGGTAGGCAACAAACTTTTAACGACACTATCTAATATGTTAACTAATATTAACCTGACGGATATGGAAACTTGCTATAAAGCGTTTCGTAGGGAAATTATTCAATCCATCAAAATTCAGGAAAATAGATTTGGATTTGAACCTGAGATAACAGCTAAACTAGCTAAACTTAATTGTAGAATTTATGAAGTGGGAATATCGTATTATGGTAGAACTTATAAGGAGGGCAAAAAAATAGGGTGGAAAGATGGCATACAGGCCATAGTTTGTATTTTTAAATATGGTTTATTCTCCTGA